One window of the Shewanella litorisediminis genome contains the following:
- the argE gene encoding acetylornithine deacetylase has product MKVIPDLKSRFSSLIYAPSISATEPQLDMSNHSVITLLNDWFSDLGFDCQVTKVAGTRDKRNLLAKIGSGEGGLLLAGHTDTVPFDEGRWSQDPFILTEKDNRWYGLGSCDMKGFFALILEAVKDLPLNKLQKPLYIFASADEETTMEGAKAFAAETGIRPEYAIIGEPTSLKPVYMHKGHLAQGIRITGRSGHSSDPGRGLNAIEIMHKVIGQLLKLKQHLADNYREDAFSVPYPTMNFGHIHGGDAANRICGCCDLHLDIRPLPGLALEDLELMLINYLQEINRDYPGAVDIRTLYPGSEAFAGVKDSAWTRLVESLSGQEAEVVNYATEAPYINKLGCQTLVLGPGSINQAHQPDEYMAMDQLKPTVELLKQLIHKACIQ; this is encoded by the coding sequence GTGAAAGTCATTCCAGATCTCAAGAGTCGTTTCTCCTCGCTCATTTATGCACCATCCATCAGTGCAACCGAACCACAACTGGATATGAGTAACCATTCAGTTATCACCCTGCTGAACGACTGGTTTTCGGATCTGGGATTTGACTGTCAAGTAACAAAGGTAGCAGGCACCCGCGACAAACGGAATTTGCTGGCCAAAATCGGCAGCGGTGAAGGTGGCCTGCTATTGGCAGGACATACTGACACGGTTCCCTTCGATGAAGGCCGCTGGAGCCAGGATCCCTTTATCCTGACCGAGAAAGACAACCGCTGGTACGGCCTTGGCAGCTGCGATATGAAAGGTTTTTTTGCGCTGATCCTGGAAGCGGTGAAGGATTTGCCCCTGAATAAACTGCAAAAGCCGCTTTACATCTTTGCCAGCGCCGATGAAGAAACCACCATGGAAGGCGCCAAGGCATTTGCAGCCGAGACGGGCATTCGCCCGGAATACGCCATCATAGGCGAGCCCACGAGCCTCAAGCCTGTGTATATGCACAAGGGGCATCTGGCACAGGGGATACGCATTACGGGCCGCAGCGGCCACTCCTCAGATCCTGGCCGTGGCCTCAATGCCATCGAAATCATGCACAAAGTAATAGGGCAACTGCTGAAGCTCAAACAACACCTCGCCGACAATTACCGCGAAGACGCCTTCAGCGTGCCTTATCCCACCATGAACTTTGGCCATATCCACGGAGGCGATGCCGCCAACCGCATCTGTGGCTGCTGTGATTTGCATCTGGACATTCGCCCACTGCCGGGCCTGGCACTGGAGGATTTAGAGCTGATGCTTATCAACTATCTGCAGGAAATCAATCGCGACTATCCCGGGGCAGTCGACATCCGCACCCTCTATCCCGGCAGCGAAGCCTTTGCCGGAGTAAAGGACAGCGCCTGGACCCGGTTGGTCGAGAGCCTTTCCGGTCAAGAGGCCGAAGTGGTGAACTACGCCACCGAAGCGCCTTATATCAATAAACTGGGATGCCAAACCTTGGTACTGGGGCCGGGAAGCATCAACCAGGCCCATCAGCCCGATGAATATATGGCAATGGATCAGCTCAAACCCACGGTGGAATTGTTGAAACAGTTGATCCATAAAGCCTGTATTCAATAA